DNA from Acidobacteriota bacterium:
CCAGGCCGTAGCCCTTGTGGTCGCCGAAGGAAGTGAGCGCGCCGACAGGCTGCTTGAACAGGACGCCCGGGTCGCGGGTCTTGCGGCCGCGGTGGTCGATCAGCGAGCCTTCGGGCGTTTGCTCGCCCTTGTTGTGGGCCACCCGCGCCTTGCCGTGGGCGATCCGGCTGGTCGCCATGTCGAGAAGGACCGGCGGCTGCGCGTTGCTGCCGGGCAGCGACAGGCAGATCGGATTGGTCGAGTAGCGGGCGTCTGTGCCCCGGTAGGGCGCGACCAGGGCCTGGTGGCCGACCACGTTGACGAAGTGGAGCGAAGCCAGGCCGGCGTTCGCCACCTGCTCGCCGTAGGTGCCGATCCGGCCCAGGTGGTGGCAGAAACGGACCGGCGCCAGGACGATGCCGGTGCCGCGACAACGGTGGATCGCCGCCGCCGTGGCCTCACGACCGACCACCTGGCCGTAGCCCATGCCGCCGTCGAACATCATGATGGCGCCGTCGTCGCGAACCAGTTCGACCTTCCGGTTCGGATTCAGGGTTCCGTTGCCGAGGCTCCGCTCATAGGCGGGAAGCATGCCGACGCCGTGGCTGTCGTGTCCCGAGAGGTTCGCCAGCACGA
Protein-coding regions in this window:
- a CDS encoding malate/lactate/ureidoglycolate dehydrogenase, with translation MDSIDIHPRALREAATMILEAGGSEPEEARIVADHLVLANLSGHDSHGVGMLPAYERSLGNGTLNPNRKVELVRDDGAIMMFDGGMGYGQVVGREATAAAIHRCRGTGIVLAPVRFCHHLGRIGTYGEQVANAGLASLHFVNVVGHQALVAPYRGTDARYSTNPICLSLPGSNAQPPVLLDMATSRIAHGKARVAHNKGEQTPEGSLIDHRGRKTRDPGVLFKQPVGALTSFGDHKGYGLAVFCELLGGMMSGGRTSQPEHGVEGTICNNMFMIVFDPERLVPRSAMEDELAALVAHVKASPAADPDEPVLVPGDPERASRVERAEAIPVDAESWRQIVAAGERLGVPAGRLEAIAA